One Pectobacterium cacticida genomic window, GCTGAGTTTATGATTTTGCCAAAATTTCTCCGGCATAATGGGTAGCGTCAATAGGCTAAACATGCGATTTTTATCGGGTTGCGGGAAGTCAAAGCGTACGGTACGGGGGGCAACGGCTTTCGCGGTAACCCCTTTAAAGTAAAGACGAAATTGGGGGACGCCCTGCGTCATGAACATGTCGTAGGTAAACACCACGTCAGCGGCGGTGATCGATGAGCCATTATGGAAACGCGCGTTAGGATTAATGTCAATCTCGATCCAACGGAAATCCGGCGGATGGCGCGTTGTCAACGCGACCAGGGGATAGTAGCTGCCGGGTTCGTCATCGGAAGAGACAAAGAGTGGATCGTAGAGTCGCTCGGTACGTGCCGCCGCCACGCCGCGTAGCGCATACCGATTAAAATTATCAAAGGTGCCCAGAGCGCTCAGTGTGATACTGCCACCTTTTGGCGCATCGGGGTTGGCATAATCAAAATGACTGAAATTTTCACCATATTTAGGTTCGCCCAAAAGCGCGAAGCGGGTGCTGTTTTCAATCGTCTCGGCATGCAGACCAAAATGGGTTGTGCATAGCAATACGGCAGCGATAACGCGTTTTAACATCTGACGGTAATCTCCTGCGAGTGGCCGTTATCTGGTTGGTGTCGTCTGAGGCAGACTAGTCATACCATATTATCAATAACGCCGATTTTATCGGCATAAAGCTATTGAAATAATTGGCATTCCCATAGGGAATACGACAGCTTTACTTTTTATCATGAAATCAGGTGATAAACCTACCTTAATCGCGGCCTGTTAATGTTTCATATTGTTGAGGAAATTCTATTTTGCGCGGTAGGCCGCAGAAGAAGAAATGATTGGATGGAAAGCGGAATTAAACGCATAAAAAACGCCACTCAATTTATAAGCGGCGTCAATACTGTTTCGTTTCGTTGGTTCGCAGGGTAACGCTATAACTAATAGAACCCTCATCGCTAAGGGCGGGGATTGTTTAGCTCGTTTTTCCTTTGCTCAGCACTCTGCGCCCTTCTTGATAACGCTTACTCCAGTAAGTTTCCGTTATTTTGGAAATCATGACACCATTACTGGTCGAGGCATGGACAAATTGATCGTTACCGAGATAAATACCGACGTGGCGACCGGTCGAGCCGGTGCGGAACAACACAAGATCCCCAACGCGCAATTTACTACGCTGAATTTTTTGACCTGTTTCTTGTTGTTCATAGGTTGAACGCGGTAAATCTATGCCAAACTGTTCGCGAAACGTGCGCTGAACGAAGGCTGAGCAGTCAATGCCACGACGGCTATCCCCCCCTAAACGGTAGCGAACGCCTTTCCAACTGGCATATTGACTAAGTAATTTGGACTTGATGTCTACGTTACGCACCAACGCTTCGAATTCATCCTGAGAGGCTTGCAGTAAAAGACCGTCTTTGTCATTAACTGCATGCATATCAGTTTGAGCTTTAGGGTGGTATACACTTTGACTTCCACATGCGGAGAGCATCATTGCTACCGCGACGGCAGGCACTGCCCGCCAGATGTATCTCAGAAACGGTTGAGATTTGACCATTAGTATGATGTTCCCTTGCTGTCCTTAACGATAAGCATCGTTATGCAATATCCCCACTTCAATGGGGCATCAACGCCAAACGAAAACGAAACCCAGACTAAAACAGAGTTTCTTCCTAGCCAAACGTTCATCGACAAAAATGTGCCGAAATGCACATTATTTCTCTTGCCGCCGCTAACGTAGTGTGTACTAAAAAGCGAACCTGAACGAGACTACCGTAGTGGCGGCAGGATTGCGAGGAATTTTAACTAATTTATTTATAAGATTTAATGATGTACGCAAACCTAAAATGACTAGGTAAAGAATCCGAAATTTTTGGAATTAGTGCCGTCTATTTTTAGGTAACAGGCGATCTAACAGTGCGATAGCCGCATCGCTTGCGGGCGTTATCAGCCACCAACTCAGCCCCACCAGAACGACGGATAACGATCCAACGGCGATATCGGTAAACCAGTGAGCGCCAATCATGATGCGAGGCAATGAGAAGATCACGGTTATGGCCAGACCGACAGCGAAGGCGGTACGAGTAAAATAGCGCAACATGAAGGCGGCAAAGATCATTAGCATCATACCATGGTCGCCGGGGAAGCTGTCCGCTGACGCATCCTTAGTGGGAATGCCCGTTAAATCCGAAACACGGTTGATATCGCTAAAATAGAGCGTCGGGCTGGCGTGTTGCACCGGTAATAAGTGTCCAGCCTGATTTAATACCACTGCCGTGAGCAGCATGATAACACCGATAATCCATAAACGGCGGCGCTCCATTGAGGTTGCCTTAAGATAAAACGAGAGGTATAGCAAGCCCATGGCAATGAGCGAGCAACCGTCAAAGGCGCGGTTATTGGTAATGGCGACCAGTTGCAAAAACACCGGGCTCTCGGCCAGTAGCCGGTTGAAATAGAAAAAAATGCTGCTATCGAGGGTAAGCCAGAAACCGTGGTTCTCAGGGAGATACCAGGATAAAAACAGGCCAATCCCCAAAATATTGAGCACGACGATAGACGATAAACGGGCAAATGACATAAGGCAATCATCCTAAGACAAAGAAATCTAAGCTTAGCTTATGCTAGTTAAACGAGCCTTTAACAGCGATGCCTGTAACGTATTCCATTCTGCGGGGGCTTCATTTATGACTTCGATACGGCTATCTATCGGCATTGTCGAGCGGGTTTCTATATGTAAATCATGTCCCTGGCGGTTAACAACAAGTGTCCCTTCTTTTATGTGCATGACGCCTTTAACCCGGCTCACGGGAGAAAGGCGAACCCAATCCAATAGAGCCGCAGTATCAAAACGTGTTTCTGGGGCGAATACCCAACCGCAGGCGTGGTAACCCTGCCCCTGGCTGAGAGAACGTCGCCAGGATTGCCCATCCGGTAGTTTCAGCGCGGCTAAACCGTGGGTTGGTCTTGATGTATGGTGATGCGCGCCATCAGGGATCTCTCGCATATTATGTCGTGGTTGATCGAGCTGTTGCCAATCAATCTTGCCCTGGCTGGTTTCAATGATTTGCCGCCCATTGCCGTTCGTCTGTCGCCAATGCTGTAAGGCCGCGAGCTCGTCAGAGCTATAAGTATCGTATTTATTCGCGATAATGATGTCGGCGGCGGCGAGCTGATCGCGGAAATTCTCATTTTCTGTATAGCGAAGATCGCTTAACTGGCGTGCGTCCAGCAGGCACAAGGTTGCCTGCAACGTTAGCCACGGCTGATAAACATCACTGGTTAACAACGCGAGAATTTGTTTAGGATGGCCAAGCCCTGTGGGCTCAATAAGTAGACGATGTGGTTTTTTCTGTTGCAGCAACATATTCAGGCCAACTTGCATCGGCAAGCCGTTTACGCAGCACATACAGCCGCCGGGTATTTCTTTTAACACCGCCCCGCTGTCCGCGAGTAGCGCGCCGTCAATACCTACCTCGCCGAATTCATTAACCAGCACGGCCCAAACTTCATTTTCCGGTTTTTGTGATAAAAGATGACGGATAGTGGTGGTTTTGCCACTCCCTAAAAATCCGGTAATTAAATTGGCTTTCGTTAACATAACAGGCCCCTCTACGGTAGGGAAAATCAGGTACGCCGGATAGATCATCCGGCGACAAGTCCGACGCGCGCGGCAAGAGATTACTCTGCGCGGCCCATGTAGCGGCGCTCTGGGATATGAATACGGATTTTTTCACCGGCGCTCAGGTATTCTGGCACGGGAATGATCAACCCCGTACTCATGGTCGCGGGCTTGTTACGTGCACTGGCTGAGGCACCTTTAATACCTGGTGCGGTATCAATAATTTCCAGCTCGACCGTTTGCGGCAGTTCTAGCGCAATGATTTGTCCGTCCCAGCTCAAGACCTGAATCCCCGGCATACCGCCTTCAGGAATAAACAGTAACTCGTCGGCGATTTGATCTTTTTTGAAGATATAGGGGGTATAGTCTTCATCATCCATAAAGACATATTCATCGCCGTCGACATAGGAGAAGGTAACCGTGCGGCGGGTTAACGTAATGGTATCGAGAATGTCGTCGCCTTTAAAACGTTCTTCTACTTTCAAACCGGTGCGGACATCCGAAAAGCGCATTTTATACAGCGTGCTGGCGCCGCGGGCGCTGGGACTCTGGATGTCGATATCTTTTACCAGCAATAATTTATCGTTATAGTTAACGACCATACCGCGTTTAATTTCATTCGCTCTTGCCATAAAAATTACCTGTTGTAAGGAGTGTGATTTTTGTGGCGACACGTTACTCGCGCCGGTGAATTCAGGCAAGCATAAGATAGGTGGCCGAGTATGAGTTTTTATTCGAAGACGTGTGTGGTGGAGGTATGCTCCAACCATCGGACTAGAACCCTATTCCATTAAGGCTATTTTACTTGCCATTTTTGCCTCGGGCAGTGCTCGAAATCCTCACGTACTCCGTGTACGCTCCGGTCCCTGCGTGCTGTCCGCGGCCAAACTGACTGCGCCAATTACACCTGCTGGGATGGGGGTAAAGGCGAGGTGTACCGGCGTAAACCGGAATCTGTCACCACGCCTTAGGCGGCAATCAGGCGTCTTTGATACGCCACATACAATAGAGCGTGCCAACGATCATCAGCAGCGCAAACAGGAAAACGGCGTGATAGTTCCAGATCTCCGCGACAATCCCGGCCAGCGAACCGGAAATGATCCAGCCAACGCGGGTGGTATTGGTAAATAGCGTTGTTGCCGCTCCCGCCTGCCCCGGCATTAAATCCTGAAAATAGAGCATCCCGATTCCGGCCAGAATACCGATGAAAGTCGCGTTTAATACTTGCAGCGCCAGCAGAGCAGTTTCCTCGTTGAAAACGATCAGGCCACCATAAAACAGTAGCCCAGAGGCAACGGCAAGTCGCATCAGGAAACGTTTTCCGAAGCGCTTAGCCACATAACCGGCAATCAACATCACGGGGATTTCCAGCCCGGCGGCAACGCCCATCATAATACCTGCTAACTTTTCCGGCAGATGAAGCTCATGCACCAGATAGAGCGGCATATTAATGAGGTAAATGCCGTTACAGGTCCACATCAAGGTACAGGCGACGAATAGCAGCAGTGTGTCTCGGCGATTACGCCGTGGCGATTCCAATGTGGAGGTCGTCTTCTCCATCGTTTTAGGCATGGAGGGGAGGAAAAGTTTGACCAACAAGCCGCAGAAAATAAAGACAGCGGCGGCGGTCAGATACATAACCGTAAAACCAAACCCCAGCGCCAGCGCGAAAGCAATCGGGGGGCCGACTACCCAGGCGAGGGAAATTTGCGCGCGGAGTATCGAACTGAACATCGCCGCTTCCCGACCGGTTTTATCCGCGTGCTCTCGTGCCAGCGCAAAAAGTTGTGGTGTCGCAGTCGAGCCAAAGCTGCTTAGCAGAACGCCGATAATCAGTAAAATAAAGTAGTTACGGTTCCAGGCAAACAGCATACAGGCGAGGGCGCCTAACAGGCAGCAGCAGAAGATGAGTGATTTTCGATCGCCCTGACGGTCAGAACGTGTGGCTAACATTTGGCTGACGGCAATGCCGATAACCGCACTGCCGGTATAAAACATTCCCACCATAAAAGGGCGAGCCTGTACCTCAGTAGAGAGAAAAAGGCTAAGCGTTGGCAGTTGCAACGCGCCGGCCGTTCCGGTCAAGAAAGCAATGATCAAGAAGGCTGACGATGTCAGATCAAGCGGGCGTCGCGAAGTATTGGCTGGAGTAAACATAAATGGATAGCGCTTGGAAAATAGGCAGAAGCTGTCGAGCGCGACATACTACTCGTGTTCTTTCTGAAACAGAAATCTTGTTTCATTATTTTTCGTCAGCTTTCCTTCAGCTAATTGCGGATTTTTATTGGTGAGCGGAGTGGCCTCCGCGCTAAAATGTGCGTGATGTCAAAATTCTGTTACGCCGATAATGCAGAATGCTTGCATAAACGACGTAATGGCATGAGACTTTTGAAACGTTTCAGCGGCGTTATTTTTACAACGCCCCACTCATCGACACATTTTTTTCTCACAAAAGCTGAAACGATTCAACTTTCAGCAAGAGAGGAGAGCCATGTTCCAGTTGTCACAGCAAGATATTCATTTGGGCGCAGAGGCCAGCAATAAGCAAGAGGCTATCGAGCTTGTTGCTTCAGCACTCGTCAGTGCCGGATGTGTGAACGCAGGGTATGTTGACGGCATGCTACAGCGCGAACAGCAAACATCCACTTATCTGGGAAGCGGTATCGCTATCCCTCACGGAACAACCGACACCCGCGATCTGGTAGTGAAGACCGGAGTTCAAGTATTTCAGTTTCCTCAGGGGATTGCCTGGGGGGAAGATCAAACCGCTTATGTAGTGCTGGGGATTGCCGCCCGCTCCGATGAACATCTGGCTTTACTGCGTCAACTAACGCATGTCTTAAGCGATGATCGCGTGGCTGCCAGTTTGGCCAGTACGACTTCAGCGGAAGAGTTGCGCAGCCTGCTGATGGGTGAACAGCAACAGGCGGCATTCTGTTTTGATACCTCATTAATTTCTCTGGATGTGGCGACCGACAATCTGGTGACGCTTCAGGCATTGAACGCCGGTCGCCTTCAGCAGGTAGGTGCGGTAGATGCGAGCTTCGTCAGCACCGTTGTCAGCAATAAGCCGTTGAATTTAGGGCAAGGCGTGTGGTTTAGCGATAGCGCAGTGGGGAACCTTAGCAGTGCGGCAGCCGTGGCGCGTCCGGTAACGCCCTTTAGCGTTGACGGTGAAAAAGTGGCGTTATTAGTGACGGTGGCTGCGGCTGACGATCAAGCCGTTGCCCCAGTCGATTACCTGAGCAAATTGCTTATCGCACAAAAAGCGGAACGTTTGCTGACGGCTGATGCGCCGACGCTGTTAGCGTTACTGACCAGCGACGTTCCTGAAGAGAGCAACGTATTGACGGCCGAATTTATCATTCGCAACGAACACGGCCTGCACGCCCGTCCGGGAACGATGTTGGTGAATGTCATTAAACAATTCAACAGTGAAATCACGGTAACGAATTTGGATGGCACTGGCAAACCGGCCAACGGCCGTAGCCTGATGAAGGTTGTCGCGCTAGGCGTGAAAAAGGGGCACAAACTGCGTTTCACCGCCAGCGGTAGTGATGCGGAGCAAGCGCTGGCGGCCATTGGCGAAGCAATTACGTCAGGTTTGGGCGAGGGGGCAGCATGAGCAGGAGAGTCGCTACCATCACCTTGAATCCCGCTTATGATCTGGTTGGATATTGTCCGGAAATTGAGAAAGGTGAAGTCAATTTGGTGCAGACCGCAGGGCTGCATGCCGCAGGGAAAGGAATCAATGTTGCTAAAGTGCTGAAAGATCTTGGTATTGATGTCACGGTTGGTGGCTTTTTGGGCAAAGATAATCAAGATGGATTTCAGCAATTGTTCAGTGAACTGGGCATCGCCAACCGTTTTCAGGTGGTGCCGGGGCGCACGCGTATTAATGTAAAATTAACCGAGAAAGGCGGTGATGTTACCGACTTCAACTTTTCCGGCTTTGAAGTGACGCCACAGGATTGGCAACGTTTCGTTAACGATTCTCTGAGTTGGCTGGGGCAGTTTGACATGGTCGCGGTGAGCGGGAGCTTGCCCGCTGGCGTCGATCCCGATGCCTTTACCGACTGGATGTCGCGGCTGCGTACGCAGTGCCCCTGTATCATTTTTGACAGTAGCCGCGAAGCGCTGGTGGCCGGACTGAAGGCTTCGCCCTGGTTGGTGAAACCGAACCGCCGGGAACTGGAGATATGGGCAGGGCGTAAATTACCAACGCTGGCGGATGTGGTGGATGCCGCCCACGCACTGCGTGAGCAAGGTATTGCGCATGTGGTGATCTCCCTGGGGGCCGAAGGCGCATTGTGGGTAAATGCCTCTGGCGCATGGCGTGCCTTGCCACCCGCCTGCGATGTGGTCAGTACCGTCGGAGCGGGCGATTCGATGGTCGGGGGATTAATTTATGGCTTATTAATGCGTGAGTCCAGTGAACACACGCTGCGTTTAGCTACGGCAGTTTCCGCGCTGGCCGTTAGC contains:
- the yeiP gene encoding elongation factor P-like protein YeiP; this encodes MARANEIKRGMVVNYNDKLLLVKDIDIQSPSARGASTLYKMRFSDVRTGLKVEERFKGDDILDTITLTRRTVTFSYVDGDEYVFMDDEDYTPYIFKKDQIADELLFIPEGGMPGIQVLSWDGQIIALELPQTVELEIIDTAPGIKGASASARNKPATMSTGLIIPVPEYLSAGEKIRIHIPERRYMGRAE
- the fruB gene encoding fused PTS fructose transporter subunit IIA/HPr protein — protein: MFQLSQQDIHLGAEASNKQEAIELVASALVSAGCVNAGYVDGMLQREQQTSTYLGSGIAIPHGTTDTRDLVVKTGVQVFQFPQGIAWGEDQTAYVVLGIAARSDEHLALLRQLTHVLSDDRVAASLASTTSAEELRSLLMGEQQQAAFCFDTSLISLDVATDNLVTLQALNAGRLQQVGAVDASFVSTVVSNKPLNLGQGVWFSDSAVGNLSSAAAVARPVTPFSVDGEKVALLVTVAAADDQAVAPVDYLSKLLIAQKAERLLTADAPTLLALLTSDVPEESNVLTAEFIIRNEHGLHARPGTMLVNVIKQFNSEITVTNLDGTGKPANGRSLMKVVALGVKKGHKLRFTASGSDAEQALAAIGEAITSGLGEGAA
- a CDS encoding CobW family GTP-binding protein encodes the protein MLTKANLITGFLGSGKTTTIRHLLSQKPENEVWAVLVNEFGEVGIDGALLADSGAVLKEIPGGCMCCVNGLPMQVGLNMLLQQKKPHRLLIEPTGLGHPKQILALLTSDVYQPWLTLQATLCLLDARQLSDLRYTENENFRDQLAAADIIIANKYDTYSSDELAALQHWRQTNGNGRQIIETSQGKIDWQQLDQPRHNMREIPDGAHHHTSRPTHGLAALKLPDGQSWRRSLSQGQGYHACGWVFAPETRFDTAALLDWVRLSPVSRVKGVMHIKEGTLVVNRQGHDLHIETRSTMPIDSRIEVINEAPAEWNTLQASLLKARLTSIS
- the setB gene encoding sugar efflux transporter SetB, with protein sequence MFTPANTSRRPLDLTSSAFLIIAFLTGTAGALQLPTLSLFLSTEVQARPFMVGMFYTGSAVIGIAVSQMLATRSDRQGDRKSLIFCCCLLGALACMLFAWNRNYFILLIIGVLLSSFGSTATPQLFALAREHADKTGREAAMFSSILRAQISLAWVVGPPIAFALALGFGFTVMYLTAAAVFIFCGLLVKLFLPSMPKTMEKTTSTLESPRRNRRDTLLLFVACTLMWTCNGIYLINMPLYLVHELHLPEKLAGIMMGVAAGLEIPVMLIAGYVAKRFGKRFLMRLAVASGLLFYGGLIVFNEETALLALQVLNATFIGILAGIGMLYFQDLMPGQAGAATTLFTNTTRVGWIISGSLAGIVAEIWNYHAVFLFALLMIVGTLYCMWRIKDA
- the fruK gene encoding 1-phosphofructokinase, coding for MSRRVATITLNPAYDLVGYCPEIEKGEVNLVQTAGLHAAGKGINVAKVLKDLGIDVTVGGFLGKDNQDGFQQLFSELGIANRFQVVPGRTRINVKLTEKGGDVTDFNFSGFEVTPQDWQRFVNDSLSWLGQFDMVAVSGSLPAGVDPDAFTDWMSRLRTQCPCIIFDSSREALVAGLKASPWLVKPNRRELEIWAGRKLPTLADVVDAAHALREQGIAHVVISLGAEGALWVNASGAWRALPPACDVVSTVGAGDSMVGGLIYGLLMRESSEHTLRLATAVSALAVSQSNVGITDRPQLAAMMARVDLKPFN
- the mepS gene encoding bifunctional murein DD-endopeptidase/murein LD-carboxypeptidase, coding for MVKSQPFLRYIWRAVPAVAVAMMLSACGSQSVYHPKAQTDMHAVNDKDGLLLQASQDEFEALVRNVDIKSKLLSQYASWKGVRYRLGGDSRRGIDCSAFVQRTFREQFGIDLPRSTYEQQETGQKIQRSKLRVGDLVLFRTGSTGRHVGIYLGNDQFVHASTSNGVMISKITETYWSKRYQEGRRVLSKGKTS
- a CDS encoding phosphatase PAP2 family protein, with protein sequence MSFARLSSIVVLNILGIGLFLSWYLPENHGFWLTLDSSIFFYFNRLLAESPVFLQLVAITNNRAFDGCSLIAMGLLYLSFYLKATSMERRRLWIIGVIMLLTAVVLNQAGHLLPVQHASPTLYFSDINRVSDLTGIPTKDASADSFPGDHGMMLMIFAAFMLRYFTRTAFAVGLAITVIFSLPRIMIGAHWFTDIAVGSLSVVLVGLSWWLITPASDAAIALLDRLLPKNRRH